A genomic stretch from Streptomyces sp. QL37 includes:
- a CDS encoding MFS transporter, producing MSSPTPATGVRSSRLALLVVGLCWLVVLFDGLDMFIYGSVLPHMLETKALGIDPGKAGDIGSYATFGMLIGALSSGTISDWAGRKKTIVVSTAVFSLASAVCAVAGSLGVFSLGRFLAGLGLGGLLPSAITLVSEYAPRGRGALIVGSLMTAHQAGGIVAGFVALWTGDWRVSFWICVIPLFIGVPLAIKFLPESLTFLRAKGRTEEARALAERYGVVAPAPAQDRKRPAGTDRWSAVAALFRGGLWVQTLFFWLASFGGLLLVYGVSQWLPSMMRAAGYDLGSSLGFVIVINLGGIVGMLVGGRLTDRFGGARIGAIWFGATAVGVYLLSVHMPLPVTYIVVFLTGLFLFSAQAMIYATVAARSDDDNRATAVGWTSGMGRFGAVFGPWLGGQLLATGSTTTGFTVFAAAGVFSLIFIGLTGLPSVKRSTDTDAARPVSAAS from the coding sequence ATGTCCTCCCCAACCCCCGCCACCGGTGTCCGCAGCAGCCGGCTCGCCCTGCTGGTCGTCGGCCTGTGCTGGCTGGTCGTCCTCTTCGACGGCCTCGACATGTTCATCTACGGCTCCGTCCTGCCGCACATGCTGGAGACCAAGGCGCTCGGTATCGACCCGGGCAAGGCCGGTGACATCGGCTCCTACGCCACTTTCGGCATGCTGATCGGGGCCCTGTCCTCCGGGACCATCAGCGACTGGGCGGGCCGCAAGAAGACGATCGTCGTCTCCACCGCCGTCTTCTCGCTGGCCTCCGCCGTCTGCGCCGTGGCCGGAAGCCTCGGAGTCTTCAGCCTCGGCCGCTTCCTGGCGGGCCTCGGCCTCGGCGGCCTCCTGCCGAGCGCCATCACGCTGGTCAGTGAATACGCCCCGCGCGGCCGCGGCGCGTTGATAGTCGGATCCCTCATGACCGCCCACCAGGCCGGTGGCATCGTGGCCGGTTTCGTGGCGCTGTGGACCGGGGACTGGCGCGTGTCGTTCTGGATCTGTGTGATCCCGCTCTTCATCGGCGTTCCGCTGGCCATCAAGTTCCTGCCCGAGTCGCTGACGTTCCTGCGGGCCAAGGGGCGTACCGAAGAGGCACGGGCACTCGCCGAGCGGTACGGCGTCGTGGCACCCGCCCCCGCCCAGGACAGGAAGCGCCCGGCGGGCACCGACCGGTGGAGCGCGGTCGCCGCCCTGTTCCGCGGTGGCCTGTGGGTGCAGACCCTCTTCTTCTGGCTGGCGTCCTTCGGCGGACTCCTGCTGGTCTACGGCGTCTCCCAGTGGCTGCCCTCGATGATGCGCGCGGCCGGCTACGACCTCGGCTCGTCGCTCGGTTTCGTCATCGTCATCAACCTCGGAGGCATCGTCGGCATGCTCGTCGGCGGCAGGCTCACCGACCGGTTCGGCGGTGCGCGCATCGGCGCGATCTGGTTCGGTGCCACCGCCGTCGGCGTCTACCTGCTCAGCGTCCACATGCCGCTGCCCGTCACCTACATCGTGGTGTTCCTGACCGGCCTGTTCCTCTTCAGCGCCCAGGCGATGATCTACGCCACGGTGGCCGCCCGCTCGGACGACGACAACCGCGCCACCGCGGTCGGCTGGACCTCCGGAATGGGCCGCTTCGGCGCGGTCTTCGGTCCCTGGCTCGGCGGCCAGCTCCTCGCCACCGGCTCGACCACCACTGGCTTCACCGTCTTCGCGGCCGCGGGTGTCTTCTCACTGATCTTCATCGGCCTGACCGGCCTGCCGTCCGTGAAGCGCTCCACGGACACGGATGCCGCGCGCCCGGTC
- a CDS encoding catechol 2,3-dioxygenase translates to MTPPLGDIAHVGHAELLTPDLEGSVRFFTDYLGLTVNGQDGDSVYLRTFDDYEHHSLVLTAAEKPGLRRTALRTSGEEALARRVAELEAAGHEGRWAEDEPGIGKLYLTTDPDGHEIALYWESEYYQAPPELRPALKNQPQAKPNRGVGVRRLDHINFLAADVAANADFHQHVLGARPTEQIQLDTGVIGAKWLTFNNKSYDVVYTSDWTGSTGRLHHIAFATDTREDILRAADLAIDSGVFIETGPHKHAIQQTFFLYVYEPGGNRVELCNPLTRLVLAPDWPLVTWTEAERAKGQAWGLRTIESFHTHGTPPLD, encoded by the coding sequence ATGACTCCCCCTCTCGGTGACATCGCCCATGTCGGTCACGCCGAACTGCTGACTCCGGACCTGGAGGGCAGCGTCAGGTTCTTCACGGACTACCTCGGCCTGACCGTCAACGGGCAGGACGGCGACTCCGTCTACCTGCGCACCTTCGACGACTACGAGCACCACAGCCTCGTGCTGACCGCCGCCGAGAAGCCCGGCCTGCGCCGCACCGCACTGCGGACCTCCGGGGAGGAGGCCCTGGCGCGCAGGGTCGCCGAACTCGAAGCCGCGGGCCACGAGGGGCGCTGGGCGGAGGACGAGCCGGGCATCGGCAAGCTCTACCTCACGACCGACCCCGACGGCCACGAGATAGCCCTGTACTGGGAGAGCGAGTACTACCAGGCGCCCCCGGAGCTCAGGCCCGCCCTGAAGAACCAGCCGCAGGCCAAGCCCAACCGGGGCGTGGGGGTCCGCCGCCTGGACCACATCAACTTCCTCGCCGCCGATGTCGCCGCCAACGCCGACTTCCACCAGCACGTCCTCGGCGCCCGGCCCACCGAGCAGATCCAGCTCGACACCGGCGTGATCGGCGCCAAGTGGCTGACGTTCAACAACAAGTCGTACGACGTCGTCTACACCTCGGACTGGACGGGTTCCACCGGACGCCTGCACCACATCGCGTTCGCCACCGACACCCGTGAGGACATCCTGCGAGCGGCCGATCTCGCCATCGACAGCGGCGTGTTCATCGAGACGGGCCCGCACAAGCACGCCATCCAGCAGACGTTCTTCCTGTACGTCTACGAGCCCGGCGGAAATCGCGTCGAGCTCTGCAACCCGCTCACCCGCCTGGTGCTCGCCCCCGACTGGCCGCTGGTCACCTGGACCGAGGCCGAGCGCGCCAAGGGGCAGGCATGGGGCCTGCGCACCATCGAGTCCTTCCACACCCACGGCACCCCGCCGCTGGACTGA
- a CDS encoding 4-oxalomesaconate tautomerase encodes MTGGPAEVRCLLMRGGTSKGAYFLADDLPRDPAARDELLLRIMGSPDPRQIDGLGGAHPLTSKVAVVSVPDDPDADVDYLFLQVAVDAAEVSDRQNCGNLLAGIGPFAVERGLVAAGDGQTSVRIRMVNTGDLATATFPTSGGRVDYTGTARISGVPGSAAPVVIEFAQGDSPLLPTGRARDVIAGTPVTCVDNGMPTVLVPARAVGITGYETTQELEDNTALRDRIEKIRLEAGPLMGLGDVRDTTVPKLSLLAPPAQDGAVTTRTFIPHRCHPSIGVLGAAGVAAGLRVPGSVAEDIARLPSGGDRLRIEHPTGFIDIESGVGTGADGRPAVTRTAVVRTARKIFDGIVFPRPPGQTASPSPELPRQGAADDSPSR; translated from the coding sequence GTGACCGGCGGACCGGCGGAGGTCCGCTGCCTCCTGATGCGGGGCGGTACGTCCAAGGGGGCCTACTTCCTGGCGGACGATCTGCCGAGGGACCCGGCCGCCCGCGACGAACTGCTGCTGCGGATCATGGGCAGCCCGGACCCGCGGCAGATCGACGGTCTCGGCGGCGCGCACCCGCTCACGAGCAAGGTTGCGGTCGTCTCCGTACCGGACGATCCGGACGCCGATGTGGACTACCTCTTCCTCCAGGTCGCCGTGGACGCCGCCGAGGTGTCCGACCGCCAGAACTGCGGCAACCTGCTCGCCGGGATCGGCCCCTTCGCCGTGGAGAGGGGCCTGGTCGCCGCCGGCGACGGGCAGACGTCCGTGCGCATCCGGATGGTCAACACCGGTGACCTGGCCACGGCGACCTTCCCCACCTCCGGCGGGCGCGTCGACTACACCGGGACGGCGCGGATCTCCGGGGTGCCCGGGAGCGCCGCACCGGTGGTGATCGAGTTCGCGCAGGGCGACAGCCCTCTGCTGCCCACCGGCCGGGCCCGTGATGTCATCGCCGGCACGCCGGTGACCTGCGTCGACAACGGCATGCCGACGGTGCTCGTTCCGGCCCGGGCCGTGGGCATCACGGGCTACGAGACCACGCAGGAGCTGGAGGACAACACAGCCCTGCGCGACCGCATCGAGAAGATCCGCCTCGAAGCGGGCCCCCTCATGGGCCTCGGCGACGTCCGCGACACGACGGTGCCCAAGCTCAGTCTGCTGGCCCCGCCCGCCCAGGACGGCGCGGTGACGACCCGCACCTTCATCCCGCACCGCTGCCACCCCTCCATCGGTGTCCTCGGCGCCGCCGGCGTCGCGGCGGGGCTGCGCGTCCCCGGCAGCGTCGCCGAGGACATCGCCCGGCTCCCCTCGGGCGGCGACCGGCTGCGGATCGAGCACCCCACCGGGTTCATCGACATCGAGTCCGGTGTCGGAACGGGCGCGGACGGCCGCCCCGCCGTGACGCGCACCGCGGTGGTGCGTACCGCACGAAAGATCTTCGACGGCATCGTCTTCCCGCGGCCGCCCGGGCAGACGGCTTCCCCATCCCCCGAACTTCCCCGGCAAGGAGCCGCAGATGACTCCCCCTCTCGGTGA
- a CDS encoding 4-carboxy-4-hydroxy-2-oxoadipate aldolase/oxaloacetate decarboxylase has translation MSGVIVTGPPKADARDIEALAPYGVATVSEAMGRTGLLGPELRPVQQGVRIVGSAVTVLSWPGDNLMIHAAVEQCGEGDVLVVTTTSPSTDGMFGELFATALQRRGVRGLVINAGIRDTQELRDMGFAAWAKAVSAQGTVKATGGSVNVPVVIGGQVIRPGDVIVADDDGVVAVPRERVRETAEASEARETKEAKARAAFLEGKLGLDRYGLREKLETLGVRYTSYEDHAREAGA, from the coding sequence ATGAGCGGCGTCATCGTCACCGGACCGCCGAAGGCGGACGCGCGGGACATCGAGGCACTCGCACCGTACGGGGTCGCCACCGTGAGCGAGGCGATGGGCCGCACCGGCCTGCTCGGCCCCGAACTGCGCCCCGTACAACAGGGTGTACGGATCGTGGGCAGCGCGGTCACCGTGCTCAGCTGGCCCGGCGACAACCTCATGATCCATGCGGCGGTGGAGCAGTGCGGCGAGGGCGACGTCCTCGTCGTCACCACCACGTCCCCGTCCACCGACGGCATGTTCGGAGAGCTCTTCGCCACCGCGCTCCAAAGGCGCGGTGTGCGAGGACTGGTGATCAACGCGGGCATCCGCGACACCCAGGAGCTGCGCGACATGGGTTTCGCCGCGTGGGCGAAGGCCGTGTCCGCCCAGGGGACCGTCAAGGCGACCGGTGGTTCCGTCAACGTCCCGGTCGTCATCGGAGGCCAGGTGATCCGCCCGGGCGACGTCATCGTCGCCGACGACGACGGGGTGGTGGCCGTTCCCCGCGAGCGGGTCCGCGAGACCGCCGAGGCGTCCGAGGCGCGAGAGACCAAGGAGGCCAAGGCGCGCGCGGCCTTCCTGGAGGGCAAGCTCGGGCTGGACCGCTACGGACTGCGCGAGAAGCTCGAGACCCTCGGCGTGCGCTACACCTCGTACGAGGACCACGCGAGGGAGGCCGGGGCGTGA
- a CDS encoding GntR family transcriptional regulator, whose product MPNQAGPTSGEQARQLALTQLRQAILRGEMAPAQRLVENELAEQFGVTRASVRAALIELESEGLVERIRNRGSRVRVVSVDEAVAITECRMALEGLCAAKAAVTADAEQLDRLTAVGEAMTQAVADGDPMLYSDLNHELHAMVREFSGQRTAVSLLERLNGQLVRHRFQLALRPGRPQQSLNEHLAMIDAIRAREPQAAEAAVRSHLASVIEALRG is encoded by the coding sequence ATGCCGAATCAAGCCGGTCCGACAAGTGGGGAGCAGGCCAGGCAGCTGGCCCTGACCCAACTGCGGCAGGCGATTCTGCGCGGCGAGATGGCACCGGCCCAGCGGCTGGTGGAGAACGAACTCGCCGAGCAGTTCGGTGTGACACGGGCCAGCGTCAGAGCGGCGCTGATCGAGCTGGAGTCGGAGGGGCTGGTCGAGCGGATCCGTAACCGCGGATCGCGGGTGCGTGTGGTGAGCGTCGACGAAGCCGTCGCCATCACCGAGTGCCGCATGGCCCTGGAAGGGCTCTGCGCGGCCAAGGCGGCCGTCACGGCCGACGCCGAGCAGCTCGACCGGCTCACGGCGGTCGGCGAGGCCATGACCCAGGCCGTCGCCGACGGTGATCCCATGCTCTATTCCGACCTGAACCATGAGCTCCACGCCATGGTCAGGGAGTTCTCCGGGCAGCGGACGGCCGTCTCGCTCCTGGAGCGGCTGAACGGCCAGCTGGTGCGGCACAGGTTCCAGCTCGCCCTGCGGCCCGGACGTCCGCAGCAGTCCCTGAATGAGCACCTGGCCATGATCGACGCGATCAGGGCCAGAGAGCCGCAGGCGGCCGAAGCGGCCGTCCGCTCCCACCTGGCGAGCGTGATCGAGGCACTGCGCGGGTGA
- a CDS encoding NAD(P)H-dependent oxidoreductase, with amino-acid sequence MSVRILALVGSLRAGSHNRQLAEAAVKHAPEGVEVELYEGLVEVPFYNEDIDVEGSVPAAAARLREAAGRADAFLLFSPEYNGTMPAVLKNAIDWLSRPYGAGAMTAKPVAVVGTAFGQFGGVWAQDEARKAAGLAGGAVLADAKLSIPGSVTRFAELHPADDAEVVTSLTEVLRQVAEGAAAAAA; translated from the coding sequence ATGTCTGTACGCATCCTCGCCCTCGTCGGCAGCCTCCGCGCCGGCTCCCACAACCGTCAGCTCGCCGAGGCGGCCGTCAAGCACGCGCCCGAGGGTGTCGAGGTCGAGCTCTACGAGGGTCTCGTCGAGGTCCCCTTCTACAACGAGGACATCGACGTCGAGGGCAGCGTTCCGGCTGCCGCTGCCCGGCTGCGCGAGGCGGCCGGCCGGGCCGACGCGTTCCTGCTGTTCTCGCCCGAGTACAACGGCACCATGCCGGCCGTCCTCAAGAACGCCATCGACTGGCTGTCCCGTCCGTACGGCGCCGGTGCCATGACCGCCAAGCCGGTCGCCGTGGTCGGCACCGCCTTCGGCCAGTTCGGCGGCGTGTGGGCCCAGGACGAGGCCCGCAAGGCTGCCGGCCTCGCGGGCGGAGCGGTCCTGGCGGACGCCAAGCTCTCCATCCCCGGCTCCGTGACCCGCTTCGCCGAGCTCCACCCGGCGGACGACGCCGAGGTCGTCACCTCGCTGACCGAGGTGCTCCGCCAGGTCGCCGAAGGTGCCGCCGCCGCAGCTGCCTGA